The following proteins are co-located in the Nilaparvata lugens isolate BPH chromosome 14, ASM1435652v1, whole genome shotgun sequence genome:
- the LOC111057374 gene encoding uncharacterized protein LOC111057374 isoform X3 gives MDNRLKKTFFIIILLLFLLYVYWTWKRQVTDSNAESNSRSAPKQLIYPNLFEKYCRKCSAVNLSISVLHLFAVLKNSCRQLISIEKLSSRFPTTSIIENGDEPFLWWNIFGCKAIVLDESTGRFVENLLCNEKKSCNTVKRRSGNTVKRLDNSVRRLGNSIKGIKKSGNTIKRSGNTARKVGGHMGKKTSAKKAGKSGGRKHGNTGKKMAAKKSSHKNGNTVSNNRRSLTGNQKGRLDVVSNVVNGEIVDGDSKEEDGEQEEGDKNGEKERNNYFKRGNLEKNYGLNIENMKYDNEVDNVDKEDVNSDEEEEEVEQEIDGDDKEENKENTSLAYLVLFSLLVISTGASLLEVFREKKRKVSEDGPDDGSEIAAGCSVGRRMSLVDLTVSRHARKEHQIENILKHSGSSSSTSRSSPPSLLQRRCSFPAVPDSQGHLSLGQGHSLHQGHLSQGHSSTQARPLQQRQQTWSPPSPLVRQAGLRRLSVDYQGDVMGGGVGGVIGGGGGDESPDSRRRVRIIRRH, from the exons ATGGATAACCGTCTGAAAAAAacattcttcataataattcttCTACTATTTCTTCTCTATGTATATTGGACCTGGAAACGGCAAGTGACAGACTCTAATGCCGAATCTAACAGTAGAAGTgctccaaaacagctgatctacccgaatttattcgaaaaataCTGCCGGAAATGTTCAGCTGTCAATCTTTCAATCTCAGTTTTGCACCTGTTTGCAGTTCTGAAAAACAGCTGTCGTCAGCTGATTTCGATTGAAAAATTATCCTCCAGATTCCCTACTAcatcaatcattgaaaatgGGGACGAACCATTTCTGTGGTGGAATATTTTTGGATGCAAAGCAATTGTGTTGGATGAATCAACTGGGAGGTTTGTGGAGAATTTGTTGTGCAACGAAAAGAAAAGTTGCAACACTGTAAAGAGGAGAAGTGGCAACACAGTGAAGAGACTTGACAACAGTGTCAGGCGTCTGGGCAACAGTATCAAGGGTATCAAAAAATCAGGCAACACTATCAAGAGATCTGGCAACACAGCTAGGAAAGTGGGAGGTCACATGGGAAAGAAAACAAGTGCCAAAAAAGCTGGAAAAAGTGGTGGCAGGAAACATGGCAACACTGGTAAGAAGATGGCGGCTAAGAAATCTAGTCATAAGAATGGCAACACTGTAAGCAATAACAGGAGATCTTTGACGGGAAATCAAAAGGGAAGATTGGATGTGGTATCTAATGTTGTTAATGGTGAAATTGTTGATGGAGATtctaaagaagaagatggtgaacaagaagaaggagataaaaatggtgaaaaagagagaaacaattatttcaaaagaggaaatcttgagaaaaattatggcctaaatatagaaaatatgaaatatgataatGAAGTGGATAATGTAGATAAAGAAGATGTCAacagtgatgaagaagaagaagaagtggaacaAGAAATAGACGGagatgataaagaagagaaCAAAGAAAATACTTCTCTCGCGTATTTGGTACTTTTCTCCTTACTGGTGATTTCTACTGGAGCAAGTCTGTTGGAAGTTttcagagagaagaagagaaag GTGTCAGAAGATGGACCAGATGATGGCAGTGAAATAGCAGCCGGTTGTTCAGTTGGTAGAAGGATGTCTCTAGTGGATTTGACAGTGAGCCGACATGCCAGAAAGGAGCATCAGATTGAGAATATTCTAAAACATTCAG GTAGCAGCAGCTCTACTTCTCGTTCATCCCCACCATCTCTGCTACAGCGTCGCTGTTCGTTCCCAGCTGTCCCTGACTCCCAAGGTCATCTCTCACTGGGTCAAG GTCATTCCTTACATCAGGGTCACTTGTCACAAGGTCACAGTTCGACCCAGGCTCGGCCTCTCCAGCAGAGACAGCAGACTTGGTCACCTCCCTCGCCGCTGGTCAGACAGGCGGGCCTGAGGAGGTTGTCGGTGGATTATCAGGGGGATGTGATGGGTGGAGGAGTCGGAGGAGTAATAGGAGGAGGTGGTGGGGATGAGTCACCGGACAGTAGGAGGAGGGTGAGGATTATTCGGAGGCATTAA
- the LOC111057374 gene encoding uncharacterized protein LOC111057374 isoform X5, whose product MDNRLKKTFFIIILLLFLLYVYWTWKRQVTDSNAESNSRSAPKQLIYPNLFEKYCRKCSAVNLSISVLHLFAVLKNSCRQLISIEKLSSRFPTTSIIENGDEPFLWWNIFGCKAIVLDESTGRFVENLLCNEKKSCNTVKRRSGNTVKRLDNSVRRLGNSIKGIKKSGNTIKRSGNTARKVGGHMGKKTSAKKAGKSGGRKHGNTGKKMAAKKSSHKNGNTVSNNRRSLTGNQKGRLDVVSNVVNGEIVDGDSKEEDGEQEEGDKNGEKERNNYFKRGNLEKNYGLNIENMKYDNEVDNVDKEDVNSDEEEEEVEQEIDGDDKEENKENTSLAYLVLFSLLVISTGASLLEVFREKKRKVSEDGPDDGSEIAAGCSVGRRMSLVDLTVSRHARKEHQIENILKHSAAALLLVHPHHLCYSVAVRSQLSLTPKVISHWVKVIPYIRVTCHKVTVRPRLGLSSRDSRLGHLPRRWSDRRA is encoded by the exons ATGGATAACCGTCTGAAAAAAacattcttcataataattcttCTACTATTTCTTCTCTATGTATATTGGACCTGGAAACGGCAAGTGACAGACTCTAATGCCGAATCTAACAGTAGAAGTgctccaaaacagctgatctacccgaatttattcgaaaaataCTGCCGGAAATGTTCAGCTGTCAATCTTTCAATCTCAGTTTTGCACCTGTTTGCAGTTCTGAAAAACAGCTGTCGTCAGCTGATTTCGATTGAAAAATTATCCTCCAGATTCCCTACTAcatcaatcattgaaaatgGGGACGAACCATTTCTGTGGTGGAATATTTTTGGATGCAAAGCAATTGTGTTGGATGAATCAACTGGGAGGTTTGTGGAGAATTTGTTGTGCAACGAAAAGAAAAGTTGCAACACTGTAAAGAGGAGAAGTGGCAACACAGTGAAGAGACTTGACAACAGTGTCAGGCGTCTGGGCAACAGTATCAAGGGTATCAAAAAATCAGGCAACACTATCAAGAGATCTGGCAACACAGCTAGGAAAGTGGGAGGTCACATGGGAAAGAAAACAAGTGCCAAAAAAGCTGGAAAAAGTGGTGGCAGGAAACATGGCAACACTGGTAAGAAGATGGCGGCTAAGAAATCTAGTCATAAGAATGGCAACACTGTAAGCAATAACAGGAGATCTTTGACGGGAAATCAAAAGGGAAGATTGGATGTGGTATCTAATGTTGTTAATGGTGAAATTGTTGATGGAGATtctaaagaagaagatggtgaacaagaagaaggagataaaaatggtgaaaaagagagaaacaattatttcaaaagaggaaatcttgagaaaaattatggcctaaatatagaaaatatgaaatatgataatGAAGTGGATAATGTAGATAAAGAAGATGTCAacagtgatgaagaagaagaagaagtggaacaAGAAATAGACGGagatgataaagaagagaaCAAAGAAAATACTTCTCTCGCGTATTTGGTACTTTTCTCCTTACTGGTGATTTCTACTGGAGCAAGTCTGTTGGAAGTTttcagagagaagaagagaaag GTGTCAGAAGATGGACCAGATGATGGCAGTGAAATAGCAGCCGGTTGTTCAGTTGGTAGAAGGATGTCTCTAGTGGATTTGACAGTGAGCCGACATGCCAGAAAGGAGCATCAGATTGAGAATATTCTAAAACATTCAG CAGCAGCTCTACTTCTCGTTCATCCCCACCATCTCTGCTACAGCGTCGCTGTTCGTTCCCAGCTGTCCCTGACTCCCAAGGTCATCTCTCACTGGGTCAAG GTCATTCCTTACATCAGGGTCACTTGTCACAAGGTCACAGTTCGACCCAGGCTCGGCCTCTCCAGCAGAGACAGCAGACTTGGTCACCTCCCTCGCCGCTGGTCAGACAGGCGGGCCTGA
- the LOC111057374 gene encoding uncharacterized protein LOC111057374 isoform X4, with product MDNRLKKTFFIIILLLFLLYVYWTWKRQVTDSNAESNSRSAPKQLIYPNLFEKYCRKCSAVNLSISVLHLFAVLKNSCRQLISIEKLSSRFPTTSIIENGDEPFLWWNIFGCKAIVLDESTGRFVENLLCNEKKSCNTVKRRSGNTVKRLDNSVRRLGNSIKGIKKSGNTIKRSGNTARKVGGHMGKKTSAKKAGKSGGRKHGNTGKKMAAKKSSHKNGNTVSNNRRSLTGNQKGRLDVVSNVVNGEIVDGDSKEEDGEQEEGDKNGEKERNNYFKRGNLEKNYGLNIENMKYDNEVDNVDKEDVNSDEEEEEVEQEIDGDDKEENKENTSLAYLVLFSLLVISTGASLLEVFREKKRKVSEDGPDDGSEIAAGCSVGRRMSLVDLTVSRHARKEHQIENILKHSAAALLLVHPHHLCYSVAVRSQLSLTPKVISHWVKVIPHIRVTCPKVTVRPRLGLSSRDSRLGHLPRRWSDRRD from the exons ATGGATAACCGTCTGAAAAAAacattcttcataataattcttCTACTATTTCTTCTCTATGTATATTGGACCTGGAAACGGCAAGTGACAGACTCTAATGCCGAATCTAACAGTAGAAGTgctccaaaacagctgatctacccgaatttattcgaaaaataCTGCCGGAAATGTTCAGCTGTCAATCTTTCAATCTCAGTTTTGCACCTGTTTGCAGTTCTGAAAAACAGCTGTCGTCAGCTGATTTCGATTGAAAAATTATCCTCCAGATTCCCTACTAcatcaatcattgaaaatgGGGACGAACCATTTCTGTGGTGGAATATTTTTGGATGCAAAGCAATTGTGTTGGATGAATCAACTGGGAGGTTTGTGGAGAATTTGTTGTGCAACGAAAAGAAAAGTTGCAACACTGTAAAGAGGAGAAGTGGCAACACAGTGAAGAGACTTGACAACAGTGTCAGGCGTCTGGGCAACAGTATCAAGGGTATCAAAAAATCAGGCAACACTATCAAGAGATCTGGCAACACAGCTAGGAAAGTGGGAGGTCACATGGGAAAGAAAACAAGTGCCAAAAAAGCTGGAAAAAGTGGTGGCAGGAAACATGGCAACACTGGTAAGAAGATGGCGGCTAAGAAATCTAGTCATAAGAATGGCAACACTGTAAGCAATAACAGGAGATCTTTGACGGGAAATCAAAAGGGAAGATTGGATGTGGTATCTAATGTTGTTAATGGTGAAATTGTTGATGGAGATtctaaagaagaagatggtgaacaagaagaaggagataaaaatggtgaaaaagagagaaacaattatttcaaaagaggaaatcttgagaaaaattatggcctaaatatagaaaatatgaaatatgataatGAAGTGGATAATGTAGATAAAGAAGATGTCAacagtgatgaagaagaagaagaagtggaacaAGAAATAGACGGagatgataaagaagagaaCAAAGAAAATACTTCTCTCGCGTATTTGGTACTTTTCTCCTTACTGGTGATTTCTACTGGAGCAAGTCTGTTGGAAGTTttcagagagaagaagagaaag GTGTCAGAAGATGGACCAGATGATGGCAGTGAAATAGCAGCCGGTTGTTCAGTTGGTAGAAGGATGTCTCTAGTGGATTTGACAGTGAGCCGACATGCCAGAAAGGAGCATCAGATTGAGAATATTCTAAAACATTCAG CAGCAGCTCTACTTCTCGTTCATCCCCACCATCTCTGCTACAGCGTCGCTGTTCGTTCCCAGCTGTCCCTGACTCCCAAGGTCATCTCTCACTGGGTCAAGGTCATTCCTCACATCAGGGTCACTTGTCCCAAGGTCACAGTTCGACCCAGGCTCGGCCTCTCCAGCAGAGACAGCAGACTTGGTCACCTCCCTCGCCGCTGGTCAGACAGGCGGGACTGA
- the LOC111057374 gene encoding uncharacterized protein LOC111057374 isoform X1 has translation MDNRLKKTFFIIILLLFLLYVYWTWKRQVTDSNAESNSRSAPKQLIYPNLFEKYCRKCSAVNLSISVLHLFAVLKNSCRQLISIEKLSSRFPTTSIIENGDEPFLWWNIFGCKAIVLDESTGRFVENLLCNEKKSCNTVKRRSGNTVKRLDNSVRRLGNSIKGIKKSGNTIKRSGNTARKVGGHMGKKTSAKKAGKSGGRKHGNTGKKMAAKKSSHKNGNTVSNNRRSLTGNQKGRLDVVSNVVNGEIVDGDSKEEDGEQEEGDKNGEKERNNYFKRGNLEKNYGLNIENMKYDNEVDNVDKEDVNSDEEEEEVEQEIDGDDKEENKENTSLAYLVLFSLLVISTGASLLEVFREKKRKVSEDGPDDGSEIAAGCSVGRRMSLVDLTVSRHARKEHQIENILKHSGSSSSTSRSSPPSLLQRRCSFPAVPDSQGHLSLGQGHSSIQGHSLHQGHLSQGHSSTQARPLQQRQQTWSPPSPLVRQAGLRRLSVDYQGDVMGGGVGGVIGGGGGDESPDSRRRVRIIRRH, from the exons ATGGATAACCGTCTGAAAAAAacattcttcataataattcttCTACTATTTCTTCTCTATGTATATTGGACCTGGAAACGGCAAGTGACAGACTCTAATGCCGAATCTAACAGTAGAAGTgctccaaaacagctgatctacccgaatttattcgaaaaataCTGCCGGAAATGTTCAGCTGTCAATCTTTCAATCTCAGTTTTGCACCTGTTTGCAGTTCTGAAAAACAGCTGTCGTCAGCTGATTTCGATTGAAAAATTATCCTCCAGATTCCCTACTAcatcaatcattgaaaatgGGGACGAACCATTTCTGTGGTGGAATATTTTTGGATGCAAAGCAATTGTGTTGGATGAATCAACTGGGAGGTTTGTGGAGAATTTGTTGTGCAACGAAAAGAAAAGTTGCAACACTGTAAAGAGGAGAAGTGGCAACACAGTGAAGAGACTTGACAACAGTGTCAGGCGTCTGGGCAACAGTATCAAGGGTATCAAAAAATCAGGCAACACTATCAAGAGATCTGGCAACACAGCTAGGAAAGTGGGAGGTCACATGGGAAAGAAAACAAGTGCCAAAAAAGCTGGAAAAAGTGGTGGCAGGAAACATGGCAACACTGGTAAGAAGATGGCGGCTAAGAAATCTAGTCATAAGAATGGCAACACTGTAAGCAATAACAGGAGATCTTTGACGGGAAATCAAAAGGGAAGATTGGATGTGGTATCTAATGTTGTTAATGGTGAAATTGTTGATGGAGATtctaaagaagaagatggtgaacaagaagaaggagataaaaatggtgaaaaagagagaaacaattatttcaaaagaggaaatcttgagaaaaattatggcctaaatatagaaaatatgaaatatgataatGAAGTGGATAATGTAGATAAAGAAGATGTCAacagtgatgaagaagaagaagaagtggaacaAGAAATAGACGGagatgataaagaagagaaCAAAGAAAATACTTCTCTCGCGTATTTGGTACTTTTCTCCTTACTGGTGATTTCTACTGGAGCAAGTCTGTTGGAAGTTttcagagagaagaagagaaag GTGTCAGAAGATGGACCAGATGATGGCAGTGAAATAGCAGCCGGTTGTTCAGTTGGTAGAAGGATGTCTCTAGTGGATTTGACAGTGAGCCGACATGCCAGAAAGGAGCATCAGATTGAGAATATTCTAAAACATTCAG GTAGCAGCAGCTCTACTTCTCGTTCATCCCCACCATCTCTGCTACAGCGTCGCTGTTCGTTCCCAGCTGTCCCTGACTCCCAAGGTCATCTCTCACTGGGTCAAG GTCACAGCTCGATTCAAGGTCATTCCTTACATCAGGGTCACTTGTCACAAGGTCACAGTTCGACCCAGGCTCGGCCTCTCCAGCAGAGACAGCAGACTTGGTCACCTCCCTCGCCGCTGGTCAGACAGGCGGGCCTGAGGAGGTTGTCGGTGGATTATCAGGGGGATGTGATGGGTGGAGGAGTCGGAGGAGTAATAGGAGGAGGTGGTGGGGATGAGTCACCGGACAGTAGGAGGAGGGTGAGGATTATTCGGAGGCATTAA
- the LOC111057374 gene encoding uncharacterized protein LOC111057374 isoform X2, translated as MDNRLKKTFFIIILLLFLLYVYWTWKRQVTDSNAESNSRSAPKQLIYPNLFEKYCRKCSAVNLSISVLHLFAVLKNSCRQLISIEKLSSRFPTTSIIENGDEPFLWWNIFGCKAIVLDESTGRFVENLLCNEKKSCNTVKRRSGNTVKRLDNSVRRLGNSIKGIKKSGNTIKRSGNTARKVGGHMGKKTSAKKAGKSGGRKHGNTGKKMAAKKSSHKNGNTVSNNRRSLTGNQKGRLDVVSNVVNGEIVDGDSKEEDGEQEEGDKNGEKERNNYFKRGNLEKNYGLNIENMKYDNEVDNVDKEDVNSDEEEEEVEQEIDGDDKEENKENTSLAYLVLFSLLVISTGASLLEVFREKKRKVSEDGPDDGSEIAAGCSVGRRMSLVDLTVSRHARKEHQIENILKHSGSSSSTSRSSPPSLLQRRCSFPAVPDSQGHLSLGQGHSSHQGHLSQGHSSTQARPLQQRQQTWSPPSPLVRQAGLRRLSVDYQGDVMGGGVGGVIGGGGGDESPDSRRRVRIIRRH; from the exons ATGGATAACCGTCTGAAAAAAacattcttcataataattcttCTACTATTTCTTCTCTATGTATATTGGACCTGGAAACGGCAAGTGACAGACTCTAATGCCGAATCTAACAGTAGAAGTgctccaaaacagctgatctacccgaatttattcgaaaaataCTGCCGGAAATGTTCAGCTGTCAATCTTTCAATCTCAGTTTTGCACCTGTTTGCAGTTCTGAAAAACAGCTGTCGTCAGCTGATTTCGATTGAAAAATTATCCTCCAGATTCCCTACTAcatcaatcattgaaaatgGGGACGAACCATTTCTGTGGTGGAATATTTTTGGATGCAAAGCAATTGTGTTGGATGAATCAACTGGGAGGTTTGTGGAGAATTTGTTGTGCAACGAAAAGAAAAGTTGCAACACTGTAAAGAGGAGAAGTGGCAACACAGTGAAGAGACTTGACAACAGTGTCAGGCGTCTGGGCAACAGTATCAAGGGTATCAAAAAATCAGGCAACACTATCAAGAGATCTGGCAACACAGCTAGGAAAGTGGGAGGTCACATGGGAAAGAAAACAAGTGCCAAAAAAGCTGGAAAAAGTGGTGGCAGGAAACATGGCAACACTGGTAAGAAGATGGCGGCTAAGAAATCTAGTCATAAGAATGGCAACACTGTAAGCAATAACAGGAGATCTTTGACGGGAAATCAAAAGGGAAGATTGGATGTGGTATCTAATGTTGTTAATGGTGAAATTGTTGATGGAGATtctaaagaagaagatggtgaacaagaagaaggagataaaaatggtgaaaaagagagaaacaattatttcaaaagaggaaatcttgagaaaaattatggcctaaatatagaaaatatgaaatatgataatGAAGTGGATAATGTAGATAAAGAAGATGTCAacagtgatgaagaagaagaagaagtggaacaAGAAATAGACGGagatgataaagaagagaaCAAAGAAAATACTTCTCTCGCGTATTTGGTACTTTTCTCCTTACTGGTGATTTCTACTGGAGCAAGTCTGTTGGAAGTTttcagagagaagaagagaaag GTGTCAGAAGATGGACCAGATGATGGCAGTGAAATAGCAGCCGGTTGTTCAGTTGGTAGAAGGATGTCTCTAGTGGATTTGACAGTGAGCCGACATGCCAGAAAGGAGCATCAGATTGAGAATATTCTAAAACATTCAG GTAGCAGCAGCTCTACTTCTCGTTCATCCCCACCATCTCTGCTACAGCGTCGCTGTTCGTTCCCAGCTGTCCCTGACTCCCAAGGTCATCTCTCACTGGGTCAAGGTCATTCCTCACATCAGGGTCACTTGTCCCAAGGTCACAGTTCGACCCAGGCTCGGCCTCTCCAGCAGAGACAGCAGACTTGGTCACCTCCCTCGCCGCTGGTCAGACAGGCGGGACTGAGGAGGTTGTCGGTGGATTATCAGGGGGATGTGATGGGTGGAGGAGTCGGAGGAGTAATAGGAGGAGGTGGTGGGGATGAGTCACCGGACAGTAGGAGGAGGGTGAGGATTATTCGGAGGCATTAA